A single region of the Thermoanaerobacterium aotearoense genome encodes:
- the rseP gene encoding RIP metalloprotease RseP, whose amino-acid sequence MVFFYVVVSVIVLGILVTIHEFGHFIIAKLSGTKVNEFAIGFGPKIFSKKYGETEYSFRLMLFGGFCALAGEDEVSNDKRAVTNKPWYTRLGIFAAGPLMNILLTFIILIMVFYFVGSPVPIVSSTISGYPAEKAGIKPGDEIVMVNNTKINDWTTLQNIINSNNGVKLNFTIKRGNITLKKAVIPMTDKSTGKPMIGIVPQYRRSLILAADSGIKQTIYFSKMIILSLYMLITGKVSTNDLMGPVGIVQAIGTEAKSGILNLMAFTALISVNLGLFNLLPFPALDGGRILFVLIEKIRGKPVDPEKEGFVHYIGFMLLIALILFATYKDLVRINILK is encoded by the coding sequence GTGGTATTTTTTTATGTTGTAGTAAGCGTAATTGTATTGGGAATTTTAGTTACGATTCATGAGTTCGGACATTTTATAATAGCCAAATTGTCTGGTACAAAAGTTAATGAATTTGCCATAGGTTTTGGACCGAAGATATTTTCAAAAAAATATGGTGAAACGGAGTATTCGTTTAGATTAATGCTTTTTGGCGGTTTTTGTGCCTTAGCAGGGGAAGATGAAGTATCTAATGATAAAAGAGCTGTGACAAATAAACCTTGGTATACAAGGCTTGGCATTTTTGCGGCTGGTCCTTTGATGAATATATTATTAACTTTTATAATTTTAATTATGGTTTTCTATTTCGTTGGAAGTCCAGTTCCTATTGTCAGTTCTACCATAAGTGGTTATCCTGCGGAAAAGGCCGGTATAAAGCCGGGTGATGAAATAGTGATGGTAAACAATACTAAAATTAATGACTGGACTACATTGCAGAACATTATAAATTCAAACAATGGAGTAAAGTTAAATTTTACAATTAAAAGGGGAAATATTACTTTAAAAAAAGCAGTTATACCGATGACTGATAAAAGCACTGGAAAGCCAATGATAGGGATAGTACCACAGTATCGTAGGTCTTTGATATTAGCTGCCGATAGCGGTATAAAGCAAACTATTTATTTCTCAAAGATGATAATTTTATCTCTGTACATGTTGATAACTGGCAAAGTTTCAACGAATGATTTGATGGGGCCAGTTGGCATAGTTCAAGCTATTGGCACAGAAGCGAAATCCGGCATACTGAATTTAATGGCATTTACTGCGCTTATAAGCGTGAATTTAGGGTTGTTTAACTTGCTGCCATTCCCAGCGTTAGATGGTGGTAGGATTTTATTCGTGTTGATAGAGAAAATTAGAGGGAAACCTGTCGATCCGGAAAAAGAAGGATTTGTACATTATATAGGTTTTATGTTGCTTATCGCGCTTATACTTTTTGCCACATATAAAGATTTGGTTAGGATAAATATTTTAAAATAA
- the dxr gene encoding 1-deoxy-D-xylulose-5-phosphate reductoisomerase yields MKNIVILGSTGSIGTQTLDVVRKSKEFQVIGLTCYNNIDLIKQQIDEFNPKFVAVKDKSSAKKLKEMVDTNTVILSGDDGINEVASLSNVQTVVVAIEGIAALIPTIKAIETGHDIALANKECLVTGGHIIKKLAIEKNINIFPVDSEHNAIYQCIQSGKKEFVNKLIITASGGPFRGKTLNDLKSVTVEEALNHPNWKMGKKITIDSATLMNKGFEVIEANWLFDMPLEKIEVVVHKESIIHSMVEFIDGSIIAEMATADMRIPIQYALNFPNRVYVEGVRYLDIAKIASLSFEKPDVNTFRCLQLAYDALREGGTMTTVLNTADEVAVQLFLERAISFNDIPCIIEKYMNSHKNIINPELNDIIEVDKEIREKIKREYMR; encoded by the coding sequence ATGAAAAATATTGTCATTTTAGGTTCTACGGGTTCGATTGGGACTCAAACACTCGACGTAGTAAGAAAATCAAAAGAATTTCAAGTTATAGGACTTACATGTTATAATAATATTGATCTTATAAAGCAACAAATTGATGAATTTAATCCGAAATTTGTAGCTGTTAAAGATAAATCTTCTGCAAAAAAGTTAAAAGAAATGGTAGATACTAATACAGTGATTCTCTCTGGTGATGATGGAATAAACGAGGTAGCTTCTCTTTCAAATGTTCAGACTGTTGTTGTAGCAATTGAAGGCATAGCAGCGCTTATTCCTACTATAAAAGCGATTGAAACAGGACATGATATTGCACTTGCTAATAAAGAATGTTTAGTAACTGGTGGGCACATAATTAAGAAACTGGCAATTGAGAAAAACATAAATATATTCCCTGTTGATAGTGAGCACAATGCGATTTACCAATGCATTCAATCTGGGAAAAAGGAATTCGTAAATAAATTGATTATAACTGCATCTGGAGGACCATTTAGAGGTAAAACATTAAACGATTTAAAATCGGTGACAGTTGAAGAAGCTTTAAATCACCCTAATTGGAAGATGGGCAAGAAGATAACAATTGATTCTGCCACACTTATGAATAAAGGGTTTGAGGTAATAGAAGCTAATTGGCTTTTTGATATGCCGTTAGAAAAAATAGAAGTTGTTGTGCATAAAGAAAGCATAATACATTCAATGGTAGAGTTTATTGATGGAAGCATTATTGCAGAAATGGCGACTGCTGATATGAGGATACCGATACAGTACGCTTTAAATTTTCCAAACAGGGTATATGTAGAAGGCGTACGATATTTAGATATTGCCAAAATTGCAAGTTTATCATTTGAAAAACCAGATGTTAATACTTTTAGATGTCTCCAACTGGCGTATGACGCATTGAGAGAAGGCGGAACAATGACAACTGTTTTAAATACAGCAGATGAAGTAGCAGTTCAATTATTTTTAGAAAGAGCAATTTCGTTTAATGATATTCCTTGTATAATAGAAAAATATATGAATAGTCATAAAAACATCATTAATCCGGAATTAAATGATATAATAGAAGTAGATAAAGAAATAAGGGAAAAAATTAAGCGTGAGTATATGAGGTGA
- a CDS encoding phosphatidate cytidylyltransferase, protein MLKKRIFSAVIGLPLVFAALIMGGWYLRLFLVAISLIGLYEFYAVFKNTEIKPINFIGYVAVLFFYIFGYTYDSIDLFVILSVVIFSIPVVFHKYNLKDTSITIMGIIYVIFFSYIGKIRDIKGGYLLVWLIFIISWLTDTFAYFIGKRIGKNKLCPSISPNKTFEGSVGGVIGSLIGCLLFTYLFKEKLELNYFYITFLSVIGSIVAQIGDLFASFIKRNCNTKDFSKIIPGHGGILDRFDSILFVSPCIYIFFTYLNR, encoded by the coding sequence ATGTTAAAAAAAAGGATATTTAGTGCGGTAATAGGACTTCCTCTGGTTTTTGCGGCATTAATAATGGGAGGATGGTATCTTAGACTTTTTTTAGTAGCGATTAGTCTTATTGGATTGTACGAGTTTTACGCGGTATTTAAAAATACCGAAATAAAGCCTATAAATTTTATAGGTTATGTGGCAGTTTTATTTTTTTACATTTTTGGCTATACCTATGATTCTATAGATCTTTTTGTAATTTTGTCTGTAGTAATATTTTCTATTCCAGTTGTATTTCATAAGTATAATTTGAAAGATACTTCCATAACGATTATGGGAATCATATATGTTATCTTTTTCTCGTACATAGGGAAAATAAGGGACATTAAAGGCGGTTACTTGCTTGTATGGCTTATATTTATCATTTCTTGGCTGACTGATACTTTTGCATATTTCATAGGTAAACGCATAGGTAAGAATAAATTATGTCCATCAATTAGTCCTAATAAAACTTTCGAAGGTTCGGTGGGTGGAGTAATAGGTTCATTGATAGGATGCCTTTTGTTTACATATTTATTTAAAGAAAAATTAGAATTAAATTATTTCTACATTACATTTTTAAGCGTTATAGGCAGCATAGTGGCTCAAATAGGCGATCTTTTTGCGTCGTTTATAAAACGAAATTGCAACACGAAGGATTTTAGCAAAATTATTCCGGGACATGGTGGAATATTAGATAGATTTGATAGCATTCTTTTCGTATCTCCTTGTATTTACATATTTTTCACGTATTTAAACAGATGA
- a CDS encoding isoprenyl transferase, with translation MSFIKKRQKNTDEEIEKKLDANNIPKHVAIIMDGNGRWAKKRGFIRTLGHRAGMEAVRRIVKASSEIGIKYLTLYAFSTENWKRPADEVNGLMDLLIEYLGREVNELNENNVKLNFIGDLSMIPEKCRIKIKESEELTKSNTGLTLNIALNYGGRSEIVRAFKRIGSSLLSGEIDLSDIDENIIADNLYTSGQPDPDLIIRPSGELRISNFMLWQSAYSELWFSDVLWPDFEKKHLLQAIFDYQKRNRRFGGI, from the coding sequence ATGAGTTTTATTAAAAAGCGACAAAAAAACACTGATGAAGAAATAGAGAAAAAGCTTGATGCAAATAATATTCCAAAGCATGTGGCAATAATAATGGATGGGAATGGTAGATGGGCAAAAAAGAGAGGTTTCATAAGAACACTTGGGCATAGAGCTGGTATGGAAGCTGTAAGGCGAATTGTTAAAGCATCATCTGAAATAGGAATCAAGTATCTGACTTTATACGCATTTTCAACAGAGAATTGGAAAAGACCTGCAGATGAAGTTAACGGATTGATGGACTTGCTTATAGAGTATTTAGGTCGCGAAGTAAATGAATTAAATGAAAACAATGTGAAGTTAAACTTTATTGGCGATCTATCAATGATACCTGAAAAATGTAGAATTAAGATAAAAGAATCTGAGGAACTAACCAAAAGCAATACGGGTCTTACTTTAAATATTGCCTTAAATTATGGCGGCAGAAGTGAAATAGTTAGAGCATTTAAAAGGATAGGCAGCTCTTTATTAAGTGGTGAAATTGATCTAAGTGATATTGACGAAAATATTATTGCTGATAATTTATATACATCAGGACAACCAGATCCGGATTTGATCATAAGACCAAGTGGAGAATTGAGAATTAGCAATTTTATGCTTTGGCAGTCTGCATACTCTGAATTATGGTTTTCTGATGTTTTATGGCCAGATTTTGAAAAAAAGCATCTTTTGCAGGCTATATTTGATTACCAAAAGAGAAATAGACGTTTTGGCGGCATATAA
- the frr gene encoding ribosome recycling factor, whose protein sequence is MDDLLKNTEEKMKKSIAVLKNELMSIRAGRANPALLDRISIDYYGTMTPINKLATITAPEPKVIIIQPWDTSKISEIEKAIQKSDLNINPTSDGKIIRLVFPDLTEERRKELVKLVHKKGEEAKVAVRQIRRDANDAIKKMDKNGEISEDEKLKSEENVQKLTDKYIKEIDKILEQKEKEIMEI, encoded by the coding sequence ATGGATGATTTGTTAAAAAACACTGAAGAAAAAATGAAAAAGTCAATCGCAGTTTTAAAAAATGAGTTGATGTCTATAAGGGCTGGCAGGGCTAATCCTGCACTTTTAGACAGAATATCAATTGACTACTATGGTACTATGACGCCAATAAATAAGTTAGCAACAATCACGGCACCGGAACCAAAAGTTATAATCATTCAGCCATGGGATACATCTAAAATATCTGAAATTGAAAAAGCAATTCAAAAATCAGATTTAAACATTAATCCTACTTCTGATGGTAAAATAATTAGATTGGTTTTTCCGGATTTAACAGAGGAAAGAAGAAAAGAGCTTGTTAAATTGGTTCACAAAAAAGGAGAAGAGGCTAAAGTCGCAGTAAGGCAAATCAGAAGAGATGCTAATGATGCTATTAAAAAAATGGATAAAAATGGTGAGATTTCGGAAGATGAGAAATTAAAAAGTGAAGAAAATGTACAAAAACTGACGGATAAGTATATTAAAGAAATAGACAAAATTTTGGAGCAGAAGGAAAAGGAGATAATGGAGATTTGA
- the pyrH gene encoding UMP kinase, with translation MSVKYKRIILKISGEALSGSTGYGIDFETVNLIADQIKEVKEMGVQIGVVIGGGNIWRGREGVGMDRTTADHMGMLATVINSLALQDALERRGVETRVQTAIEMRQIAEPYIRRRAIRHLEKGRVVIFAAGTGNPFFSTDTTASLRAAEIDAEVILLAKKVDGVYDKDPVKHKDAIKFDKLTYLDVLNRGLGVMDSTATSLCMDNNIPIIVFNLTVPGNIKNVIMGQKIGTIVKEG, from the coding sequence ATGTCTGTGAAATACAAGCGAATAATATTAAAAATTTCAGGAGAAGCTTTGTCTGGCAGCACAGGCTATGGTATCGATTTTGAAACCGTAAATTTAATTGCTGATCAAATAAAAGAAGTAAAAGAAATGGGAGTTCAAATAGGTGTCGTAATTGGAGGTGGTAATATCTGGAGAGGTAGAGAAGGAGTAGGAATGGATAGGACTACTGCTGATCATATGGGAATGCTTGCTACAGTTATTAATTCTCTTGCTTTGCAAGATGCTTTAGAGCGGAGAGGTGTAGAAACGAGAGTTCAAACTGCCATTGAGATGAGGCAGATTGCTGAACCGTATATTCGAAGAAGAGCAATAAGGCATCTTGAAAAAGGAAGAGTTGTGATTTTTGCGGCCGGTACTGGCAATCCTTTCTTCTCTACTGATACGACAGCATCTTTAAGAGCTGCTGAGATAGATGCGGAAGTGATTCTTCTTGCTAAGAAAGTAGATGGAGTCTATGATAAAGATCCTGTTAAACATAAAGATGCTATCAAGTTTGATAAGTTGACATATCTTGATGTGCTTAACAGAGGGCTTGGAGTGATGGATTCTACAGCAACTTCTCTGTGTATGGACAATAACATTCCGATTATCGTGTTTAATTTGACTGTACCAGGAAACATTAAAAATGTAATAATGGGTCAAAAAATAGGAACGATTGTCAAGGAGGGATAA
- the tsf gene encoding translation elongation factor Ts, with product MISAQQVKELRERTGAGMMDCKRALTDSNGDIEKAIDILRERGLAAAAKKAGRVANEGLVESYIHGGGRIGVLVEVNCETDFVANTDDFKSFVKEICMQIAAANPQYIKREDVPQEVIEKEREILKAQSLNEGKPAQVLDRIIEGRLEKFYKENCLLEQLYIRDDSKTIKDLLNELIAKLGENIIIRRFVRFERGEGIENSQEEE from the coding sequence ATGATTTCTGCACAACAAGTAAAAGAACTTAGAGAGCGTACTGGAGCAGGCATGATGGACTGCAAAAGAGCGCTTACTGATTCTAATGGTGATATTGAAAAAGCAATTGATATATTAAGAGAAAGAGGACTGGCAGCCGCTGCTAAAAAAGCTGGTAGAGTTGCAAATGAAGGATTAGTAGAATCGTATATTCACGGTGGCGGCAGAATCGGTGTTCTTGTTGAGGTAAATTGTGAAACAGATTTTGTTGCTAATACAGATGATTTTAAGTCTTTTGTAAAAGAAATATGTATGCAAATTGCTGCAGCAAACCCGCAGTACATAAAAAGAGAAGATGTGCCGCAAGAAGTTATTGAAAAAGAAAGGGAGATTTTAAAGGCACAATCATTAAATGAAGGTAAACCGGCTCAAGTGCTCGACAGAATAATTGAAGGAAGACTCGAAAAATTCTATAAGGAAAATTGCCTATTAGAACAATTGTATATAAGAGATGATAGCAAGACGATAAAAGACCTATTAAATGAATTGATTGCAAAGCTTGGTGAAAATATAATAATAAGAAGATTTGTTAGATTCGAAAGAGGAGAAGGTATTGAAAATTCTCAAGAAGAAGAATAA
- the rpsB gene encoding 30S ribosomal protein S2, with amino-acid sequence MSVISMKQLLEAGVHFGHQTRRWNPKMAPYIFTERNGIYIIDLQKTVKKIEEAYDFIKDVVSNDGTVLFVGTKKQAQDSVKEEAERCGMYYVNQRWLGGMLTNYKTIRSRVERLKELKKMEEDGTFEVLPKKEVIKLRKEKEKLQKYLGGIENMNSLPSVLFVVDPKKEAIAIAEAKNLDIPIVAIVDTNCDPEEVDYPIPGNDDAIRAVKLIASKIADAVIEAKQGEQLTAVEE; translated from the coding sequence ATGTCAGTTATATCAATGAAACAATTGTTAGAAGCTGGTGTACATTTCGGTCATCAAACGAGAAGATGGAATCCTAAGATGGCTCCCTACATTTTTACCGAAAGAAATGGAATATATATTATAGATCTTCAAAAAACGGTAAAAAAGATAGAGGAAGCGTACGATTTTATAAAAGATGTTGTTTCGAATGATGGTACTGTTTTATTTGTAGGCACAAAAAAACAAGCCCAGGATTCTGTTAAAGAGGAAGCAGAAAGATGCGGAATGTACTATGTTAACCAAAGATGGCTTGGCGGAATGTTGACAAATTACAAGACAATTAGAAGCAGAGTCGAGAGACTTAAAGAGTTAAAGAAGATGGAGGAAGATGGTACATTTGAAGTTTTGCCTAAAAAAGAGGTTATAAAACTCAGAAAGGAAAAGGAAAAACTTCAAAAGTATTTAGGTGGAATAGAAAACATGAATAGCCTTCCATCGGTGCTTTTTGTAGTTGACCCTAAGAAAGAAGCTATTGCCATCGCTGAAGCTAAAAATCTTGATATCCCTATTGTTGCAATTGTTGATACAAATTGCGATCCTGAAGAAGTGGATTATCCTATACCGGGCAATGATGATGCGATCCGCGCGGTAAAATTAATAGCTTCAAAAATAGCTGATGCTGTAATTGAGGCTAAACAGGGTGAACAATTAACTGCGGTTGAGGAGTAA
- a CDS encoding DUF342 domain-containing protein: MCDLKYSCKLEISSDKMSAFLVVENISNDGIALNKDNIYELLRSHNVVFGIIENVIDKICKSPNINERYLIAQGKKPINGKDGRVEYLIDFESNAEPKVLEDGRVDYKELQIFKSVKKDEIIARKIDPEDGIDGMNVKGEIVKANKGKEAKLPLGKNTYINDGCLYSSIDGHIFKKDQKVNVNPIIELKDVNASTGNIRTFASIKIYNNISSGYKIESDGDVEIYGVVEGSTISAKGNVIIHKGVQGSGKAKIISGGKVVSKYLQNCEVIAEDDVVSEAIMYSTVKTNNCVKLIGNKGLIVGSVVIATREIEAINVGSKMFVQTELIVGEPPEKRKRKEEISKRISENEKSIDGLNKIVSYLTKLGVPEDKKAIYEKTLKSLMQLEAENKSLLDEYRELNSNNDESFGIIKVYDTVYPGTKITIDDVSRKIKDPLKYVAFVRNGADIDILPAG; the protein is encoded by the coding sequence ATGTGTGATTTAAAATATTCTTGCAAATTGGAAATATCATCAGACAAAATGTCAGCATTTTTAGTAGTTGAAAATATTTCAAACGATGGTATTGCTTTGAATAAAGATAATATTTACGAACTATTAAGATCTCATAACGTGGTTTTTGGGATAATTGAAAATGTCATAGATAAAATTTGCAAGTCCCCCAATATTAACGAACGTTATTTGATTGCACAAGGTAAAAAGCCTATAAATGGGAAAGATGGACGTGTTGAGTATTTAATTGATTTTGAAAGCAATGCTGAACCAAAGGTGCTTGAAGATGGAAGAGTGGATTACAAAGAGCTACAAATATTTAAGAGTGTGAAAAAGGATGAAATCATAGCCAGAAAAATAGATCCTGAAGACGGTATAGACGGTATGAACGTAAAAGGAGAAATAGTCAAAGCAAACAAAGGCAAAGAAGCCAAATTGCCATTAGGCAAAAATACATATATTAATGATGGGTGTCTTTATTCCTCTATTGATGGTCATATTTTCAAAAAAGATCAAAAAGTCAATGTAAATCCTATAATTGAGTTAAAAGATGTCAATGCTTCGACAGGAAACATTAGAACTTTTGCAAGCATTAAAATATACAACAACATAAGTTCCGGTTATAAGATAGAAAGCGATGGGGATGTGGAAATATACGGTGTTGTAGAAGGCTCTACAATATCGGCAAAAGGTAATGTAATAATTCATAAAGGCGTTCAAGGCAGTGGTAAGGCAAAGATTATCTCTGGTGGGAAAGTTGTATCGAAGTATTTGCAAAATTGTGAAGTAATAGCTGAAGATGATGTTGTGAGCGAAGCAATAATGTACAGTACGGTGAAGACAAATAATTGTGTCAAACTAATTGGGAATAAAGGTTTAATCGTTGGAAGTGTAGTTATAGCCACAAGAGAAATAGAAGCGATAAATGTTGGTTCCAAGATGTTTGTACAAACTGAGCTGATAGTCGGAGAACCGCCTGAAAAGAGAAAGAGAAAGGAAGAAATATCTAAAAGAATATCTGAAAATGAAAAATCCATAGACGGATTAAATAAAATCGTTTCATATTTGACGAAATTAGGCGTACCAGAAGATAAAAAAGCCATTTATGAAAAGACTCTTAAATCTTTGATGCAATTAGAGGCTGAGAATAAGTCATTATTGGATGAATATAGAGAATTAAATTCAAATAATGATGAATCATTTGGTATAATCAAAGTATATGATACGGTTTATCCGGGTACGAAAATAACAATAGATGATGTATCTAGAAAGATAAAGGATCCTTTGAAATATGTTGCATTTGTGAGAAATGGTGCAGATATAGACATATTGCCAGCGGGGTAA
- a CDS encoding sigma-70 family RNA polymerase sigma factor yields the protein MSLLEQDLWDKYEKQKDGNSKEDIIIKYMPLVKHIVKRICLSELSKEDTDDLISQGMIGLIDAVNKYDVSKGVKFETYASIRIKGEIIDYLRKKDWIPRSLKKRYKSIEKTIEQLEQEYKREPTIEEIMEATKLSKNDVLKTLSYMNAGYISSLDEVIENNLKITSITDNEVTNPESEVMMFDLKQNISKAIDTLQEKERLIISLYYYEDLNYKEISKIMGLTESRISQIHSKAIKKLKEKLSDLL from the coding sequence ATGTCTCTACTCGAACAGGACTTATGGGATAAATATGAGAAACAAAAAGACGGAAACTCCAAAGAAGATATAATCATCAAATATATGCCACTTGTTAAGCATATAGTCAAGAGAATTTGTTTGTCGGAGTTAAGCAAAGAAGATACTGATGATCTTATAAGCCAAGGCATGATTGGCTTAATCGATGCAGTCAATAAATACGATGTATCAAAAGGTGTAAAGTTTGAAACATATGCGTCGATAAGAATAAAGGGAGAGATAATTGATTATTTGAGAAAAAAAGATTGGATTCCGAGAAGTCTGAAAAAACGATATAAAAGCATCGAAAAAACAATTGAACAATTAGAACAGGAATACAAAAGAGAGCCTACTATTGAAGAAATCATGGAAGCAACAAAACTGTCAAAAAATGACGTTTTAAAAACTTTAAGCTATATGAATGCAGGATACATAAGTTCTTTAGATGAAGTGATTGAAAACAATTTAAAAATCACTTCAATCACAGATAATGAAGTTACAAATCCTGAAAGCGAAGTGATGATGTTTGATTTGAAGCAGAATATTTCTAAGGCTATTGATACGTTACAGGAGAAAGAAAGATTGATTATTTCATTGTATTACTATGAGGATTTGAACTATAAGGAAATTAGCAAGATAATGGGACTGACGGAATCGCGAATATCACAAATTCATTCAAAAGCCATAAAAAAGCTAAAGGAGAAGCTAAGTGACTTGCTGTAA
- a CDS encoding chemotaxis protein CheD produces the protein MDNFTFRVGMADARVAKCPSKLVTVGLGSCVGIVLYDKVSKISGLVHIMLPYSNQSKNNSNKLKFADTGITALIDMMLELGADRKYIISKIAGGAQMFATKANLDIMNIGARNVIATKEVLSSLNIPLVSEDTGGNYGRTIEFDCESGKLLIKTIGHGVKFI, from the coding sequence ATGGATAATTTTACATTTAGAGTAGGCATGGCCGATGCAAGAGTTGCTAAATGTCCAAGCAAATTGGTTACAGTCGGTCTTGGATCATGTGTGGGCATTGTCTTATATGACAAAGTAAGTAAAATATCTGGACTTGTCCACATTATGTTGCCATATAGCAATCAAAGCAAAAACAACTCAAATAAACTTAAATTTGCTGATACAGGCATTACAGCATTGATAGATATGATGTTAGAGTTAGGTGCTGACAGAAAGTACATAATAAGTAAAATAGCAGGTGGCGCTCAAATGTTTGCAACAAAAGCAAACCTGGATATTATGAATATAGGTGCCCGCAATGTAATTGCCACTAAAGAAGTTTTATCGTCTTTAAACATACCGTTGGTTTCAGAAGATACAGGTGGTAATTATGGTCGTACAATTGAATTTGATTGCGAAAGTGGTAAGCTATTAATTAAAACAATTGGGCATGGCGTAAAATTTATTTAG
- a CDS encoding chemotaxis protein CheC, protein MNINKINETYIDVLKELGNIGSGNAITALASLIGKKIDMKIPTVRLMELNEVQDIFGVADTIIVGIYFDLEGSVNGNILFSLDIESASYLIQYLMGVNVGDEFTEIEKSALEEIGNIMAGSYVSSLSTLTNLDMKISPPAISIDMAGAILSVPAIKFSELSDKILFIETEFFEGNRLIKGDFFLIPDIESFDKILNALGVELDG, encoded by the coding sequence ATGAATATAAATAAGATAAATGAGACATACATCGATGTGCTTAAAGAACTTGGGAATATAGGCTCAGGAAATGCCATAACAGCTTTAGCATCTTTGATAGGAAAGAAAATAGATATGAAAATCCCCACCGTACGATTGATGGAATTAAACGAAGTACAGGATATATTTGGAGTTGCTGACACTATTATTGTGGGAATATATTTTGACCTTGAAGGAAGCGTGAATGGAAATATTTTATTTTCTTTAGACATTGAAAGTGCTTCTTATTTGATTCAATATTTGATGGGAGTTAATGTTGGCGATGAATTTACAGAAATCGAAAAATCAGCATTAGAAGAAATAGGCAATATTATGGCAGGGAGTTATGTGTCTTCACTGTCTACATTAACAAATTTGGACATGAAAATATCACCTCCTGCAATCAGCATTGATATGGCAGGTGCTATATTAAGTGTTCCTGCAATCAAATTTAGCGAATTGTCAGATAAAATTTTGTTTATTGAGACGGAGTTTTTTGAAGGCAATAGATTAATAAAAGGAGATTTCTTTCTTATACCTGATATAGAATCATTTGATAAAATACTTAATGCACTTGGAGTTGAATTAGATGGATAA
- a CDS encoding chemotaxis protein CheW, translating into MSMFVVTKLGGEEYGIEIDKVQSIEKITKITRVPKAPSFVKGVINLRGEIIPVISIRMLLKLEEVDFNDDTRIVIIKNNDIVVGVIVDNANEVVEINDESIDSIDVNSNLYKKESFIGRIGKVGNRILMLFDIDKLTTQQEVKI; encoded by the coding sequence ATGAGTATGTTTGTCGTAACTAAATTAGGCGGTGAAGAGTACGGAATAGAAATAGATAAAGTACAATCTATTGAAAAGATTACTAAGATAACAAGGGTTCCAAAAGCGCCTTCATTTGTAAAAGGTGTTATAAATTTGAGAGGCGAGATAATCCCTGTCATATCAATTAGAATGTTGTTAAAATTAGAAGAAGTTGATTTTAACGATGATACAAGGATCGTCATAATAAAAAATAACGACATTGTAGTCGGAGTTATTGTAGATAACGCTAATGAAGTTGTAGAAATAAATGATGAAAGCATAGACTCAATAGATGTTAACAGCAATTTATACAAAAAGGAAAGTTTTATTGGGCGAATAGGAAAGGTAGGAAACAGGATATTGATGCTTTTTGATATAGACAAATTGACTACTCAGCAGGAAGTGAAGATATGA